From the Butyrivibrio fibrisolvens genome, one window contains:
- a CDS encoding zinc ribbon domain-containing protein: MYCSKCGKQLNDDDAFCSGCGQPTGINTGQAPSQSQSISTSSYMNQTSSDNSYTDQTSSIPPYNQQEPVTKEDNTLAIIAIVISFSFRQSVLFLRW, encoded by the coding sequence ATGTATTGTTCTAAATGTGGAAAGCAGCTAAATGATGACGATGCTTTTTGCAGCGGCTGCGGTCAGCCAACAGGAATAAACACAGGTCAGGCTCCATCTCAGAGCCAGTCCATTTCAACAAGTTCTTATATGAATCAGACTAGTTCAGACAATTCATATACAGATCAGACTTCTTCTATTCCACCTTATAATCAGCAGGAACCTGTAACAAAGGAAGATAACACTCTTGCAATTATTGCAATTGTTATTTCTTTTTCCTTCCGGCAGTCGGTATTATTCTTGCGCTGGTAG
- a CDS encoding zinc-ribbon domain-containing protein, with protein MYCSKCGKQLNDDDAFCSGCGQPTGVSAAQSTAQSQTANQAYAGNNQNSYNAGSSYSNQGSSMNGESNALAIVAVICSILLPVIGLILAIIGLCTYKNKNNRNWCTIAVIINIIYIVFGILSVFFGYWTFGIMEDVLTELFKNCAIPG; from the coding sequence ATGTATTGTTCTAAATGTGGAAAACAACTAAATGATGACGATGCTTTTTGCAGCGGCTGCGGTCAGCCAACAGGTGTAAGCGCAGCTCAGTCTACAGCTCAAAGTCAGACTGCAAATCAGGCATATGCCGGTAATAATCAGAATTCGTATAATGCAGGCAGTTCATATAGCAATCAGGGATCTTCTATGAATGGAGAAAGCAATGCTCTTGCTATAGTAGCAGTTATCTGCTCTATACTACTTCCAGTAATTGGTCTTATTCTTGCAATCATAGGTCTATGCACTTATAAAAATAAGAATAACAGAAACTGGTGCACTATCGCAGTTATCATAAATATAATATATATCGTATTCGGAATATTATCAGTATTTTTTGGATACTGGACATTTGGAATAATGGAAGACGTTCTAACAGAATTATTCAAAAACTGCGCCATCCCCGGATGA